A part of Botrytis cinerea B05.10 chromosome 2, complete sequence genomic DNA contains:
- the Bcap6 gene encoding Bcap6 — MRTNFASALLVGGITFPYLSCAQKFVQVPIVRVSNGDAFVAAVNVGVGNPPQNMTAILDTGSSDFWVPASGSKLCADPKNQCVASDKKFSTGSFASNSSTTFVAGTPNFFADYTGGVDVNGTFMQDTIRLGTSELKNNTMGLSTQGFLPTALFPVMGIGFAAQEFSATEQNPTPYENIPLSMKSAGLTNTAAYGIYLNDFRSAEGSIIFGGMDTAKFTGNMTMFPILENNNGQATDFVISTTSLAITGGANGKRVTTNIALPGKQTPVLLDTGNPSIDVPLSAVNAIGTALNANPGADGSMQVTCDTANKGLSMAFGFMDTTIQVPIAMMLTPATNKDGTQAKDNNGNTLCIVPVNPTANEDDLLSYGAPFFSAAYAVMDLQNKKIGLAQAKVNATESNIQEITAQGGNSSAAVNAEIVPRSWKSRRNMHRASLV, encoded by the exons atGAGAACTAATTTCGCTTCTGCGCTCCTGGTGGGTGGCATCACTTTTCCTTACCTCTCTTGCGCCCAAAAGTTTGTTCAAGTCCCCATAGTGCGAGTGAGCAATGGCGACGCTTTCGTTGCAGCAGTCAACGTTGGTGTTGGCAACCCACCGCAGAATATGACCGCCATCTTAGACACAGGCAGCAGTGACTTCTGGGTGCCGGCAAGCGGGAGCAAGCTCTGCGCCGATCCTAAAAATCAATGCGTTGCATCCGACAAGAAGTTCTCGACAGGCTCTTTTGCTTCCAACAGCTCTACTACCTTTGTGGCAGGCACGCCGAATTTTTTCGCGGACTATACTGGCGGCGTGGATGTCAATGGGACATTTATGCAAGATACGATTCGTCTGGGAACTTCGGAACTCAAGAACAACACCATGGGCTTGAGTACCCAGGGCTTTCTACCCACCGCCCTCTTCCCGGTTATGGGGATTGGTTTTGCAGCTCAGGAGTTCTCTGCGACGGAGCAGAACCCAACGCCATATGAGAACATCCCCTTGTCCATGAAATCAGCAGGGTTGACCAATACCGCTGCGTACGGTATCTACCTCAACGATTTCA GATCCGCAGAAGGTTCCATCATCTTTGGCGGTATGGACACGGCCAAATTTACCGGCAACATGACCATGTTTCCCATACTCGAAAACAACAATGGGCAAGCCACCGACTTTGTAATCTCAACCACCTCTCTCGCAATCACCGGAGGCGCCAACGGCAAACGCGTCACCACGAACATAGCTCTCCCCGGCAAACAAACCCCCGTACTTCTAGATACCGGAAACCCTTCAATCGACGTCCCGCTCTCCGCCGTGAACGCGATCGGGACCGCGCTCAACGCGAATCCAGGCGCGGACGGCTCGATGCAGGTCACATGTGATACAGCCAACAAGGGACTTAGCATGGCCTTCGGGTTCATGGATACCACGATCCAGGTCCCGATTGCGATGATGCTCACGCCCGCCACGAATAAGGATGGGACGCAGGCAAAAGACAACAATGGGAACACCTTGTGCATCGTTCCGGTAAATCCGACCGCGAACGAAGATGATCTGCTGTCGTATGGAGCCCCGTTTTTCTCGGCAGCCTATGCTGTGATGGATTTGCAGAACAAGAAGATTGGGCTTGCGCAGGCGAAGGTGAATGCGACGGAGTCGAATATTCAGGAGATTACTGCTCAAGGTGGCAATTCTTCTGCAGCGGTAAACGCTGAGATTGTTCCTAGAAGCTGGAAGTCGAGGAGAAATATGCATAGGGCTTCATTAGTGTGA